The Candidatus Nitrosotenuis cloacae DNA window GAGGCAAAGGCATACGGGACAGGCAAGCTAATCGAGGGAGTCGCAAAGAGCGGTTCCAAGATGCTGTTGGTCGATGACGTGGCAACTACAGGCGGCTCCGTCATAAACGGACTAAGGGCGCTAAAGGAGGCAGGAGTCAAGATAACAGACTGCTATGTTATAGTAAACAGGCTCGAGGGGGCGCGCGAGGCACTCCAAAAGGAAGATGTAACGCTGCACCACATGCTCGACATTTTGGAAATTACAAAGATGCTACACGAGTCAAAGCTTGTGAGCGATGCGGTGCTGGAAAAAGTACAAAGACAGACAGGCGCCTAGTTGTCGTAAATCATCAGCCCCTTTTCCTCAAGGAGTGTGTGCAGATTGTGCACCGAGCGGTACACGTCTGCTTCTTTT harbors:
- the pyrE gene encoding orotate phosphoribosyltransferase, with amino-acid sequence MEFVKEFATFLHQNGIIRFGDFTLASGKKSSYYVDLRLVPSYPHQFRRMIKHLQGKIEVETGFDSFDCIASVPTGGLVIASALALETVKPLVYVRGEAKAYGTGKLIEGVAKSGSKMLLVDDVATTGGSVINGLRALKEAGVKITDCYVIVNRLEGAREALQKEDVTLHHMLDILEITKMLHESKLVSDAVLEKVQRQTGA